Part of the Vigna angularis cultivar LongXiaoDou No.4 chromosome 1, ASM1680809v1, whole genome shotgun sequence genome, ATAGATTAGTTACTAATTTATTTcactaattaataaattactttgatcaatataaaagaatatgtaATAAGTatgtcaaaataatttatttcaatagttttttatttttatttttaagttatgaGCTACATCTCTTAGTTTCTAATTGAGAATTTAACAACTTTCAATAAGCTTGCAAGCGTGTAGTTTTCGCTTAGCGCTTTTCATGTGTTTATTTCTGGTTTAATGTCCTTGTGTTGGTTCCGGTTTTTATTAGTTCCTCTAGTGTATTTTTGACatatatagaaataaaagaTTTCCCTTCCTGTTTCTTCCTTCTCcatgttttctgttttcttcttcttcgctGATCACGTTTCTCTGCTCATCATTTCTGCAATCTGTTTGGTTTTCTTTTGCCTTCTTCGTGGATTTCAGCTGTGATGTTAGTAAGAAAACTTCTTagatttttctatctttttgtacTTTTCTTAATCTATTAATTCCACCAGATTTTCCTTTAATACGAAGCAATGGATATTTGTTGTTAAATCGCATTATCAGTAAGCAGGATGATTGataatagaaagaaagaaaacagtGGAACAAGCTGACCAAACACgaagttgtttatttttcatgtgtTCGATCCCGGGCAACAAGAACACATAAttactgaaaaagaaaaattattgtgTGTCTGATTCACAAGATGCATGTGAAAAGACATTATTGAATGACACAACAGCTCCATAGAAACTGTTATTTATTGACAAGGAAGAAACTTCAAACTTTCTTGAGCTCAGCATTTCCAGCAAGAAACCGCCACAATAGGCTTGGATTTCCATCCAAGAACCAAACACCCTTTCTCTTCCACCACCGTGTACCCCTCACAGACCTTCCCATTCAGAAGCCATTGCTTCGCCTGAGACACCATCTTAATCGGCGCAGCCTGAAACCCCGCCCTGCTCATCCTCCTCCGCCACTGATCCACTCTCTCGTGTCTCTCCATCCTCAACGGCCCCTCACGGCTCACTATGTTCTTTATCTCCTCAGCGAAGTAAAACTGCTCCATCTTCGCTCTCTTAGTGTCATATTTGGGCAACATGACATCCAACGAGTCGAATATGGCAGAATAATAGTGCAATGATTCCATAAATCTCCCGAGAAAAAAGGGTCCGTTATGACTCGAATCCTGCTCCACCATCACCAACACTTTCGGCCCAAGCCCATGAACCATCTGCAGCACTGAATTCAAAGCCCCTCGGCTTTCCTTCACCACGCAGTGCAGCTGCAGAATGCTGTTCACCGCAAGAACTTCTTCCTCCCTCACTTCTATGTCCTCCGGTTTCAAACTTTCCAAATTCTTTTTCACCACTGAGAATTCAAAATTGATACCCAAATTAGTTGCATAAACCGAGAGTTCGTCGCCGATGGATTGAAGTCTGTCGCAGAGTCCCACCGCCGTGATTCGCAGCCGACGAAGACGTTCGCTGCCGCCATTGGCGAGGCTCCGCATCAGTTCTCTCCATTGGTGTCCGTGTCGTAAACCGAGAGTCATCCCGAAATCCACTACATGGACAAAACTCTCACCCGAAAAGGCTTCCATCACTATAGAATTAGTGACAAAGTGTCCGAACTGGATGTGTGGACACAGCTCGTAAACCAATCTGAATGCTTCCTCCATTTCTTCGGAGGCTGTGTCCATAATGTTCATCATAGGTGGCATCGGGCTCACTGGCCCGGTGGGCTGAATCAGATTCAGCCTCTCAATTAGGCCTTGAACAAAACAAGAGGCAACTCTTTGGAACGAAGATCCGAATACTAAAGCGTTGGCTTTGAGTTCTGATAGTAATATTGAAGCGTGCGATTTGTCTCG contains:
- the LOC108329277 gene encoding GRAS family protein RAD1 gives rise to the protein MAPPQFGALNGEIDGENLSYVFDIWATDQYSCFPLQPISESNSCTLVLPYCDGSIRDNKRVKRTVGIPVDWLGNLMSNSHSFLNTNANNCNRSRDSIPKLHFRDHIRTYTQRYLAAEAEEEAPEDINSSESDGAEEDGCHDGVRLVQLLIACAEAVACRDKSHASILLSELKANALVFGSSFQRVASCFVQGLIERLNLIQPTGPVSPMPPMMNIMDTASEEMEEAFRLVYELCPHIQFGHFVTNSIVMEAFSGESFVHVVDFGMTLGLRHGHQWRELMRSLANGGSERLRRLRITAVGLCDRLQSIGDELSVYATNLGINFEFSVVKKNLESLKPEDIEVREEEVLAVNSILQLHCVVKESRGALNSVLQMVHGLGPKVLVMVEQDSSHNGPFFLGRFMESLHYYSAIFDSLDVMLPKYDTKRAKMEQFYFAEEIKNIVSREGPLRMERHERVDQWRRRMSRAGFQAAPIKMVSQAKQWLLNGKVCEGYTVVEEKGCLVLGWKSKPIVAVSCWKC